The following are encoded together in the Candidatus Methylomirabilis oxygeniifera genome:
- a CDS encoding Stage 0 sporulation protein yaaT (modular protein), protein MKTVRINLGETEYQDQHYDPRGVKLRPGDQVVVETTWGQGLGRVFSTFPLYPDHKATEPLPAVLRVATARDRANEERIRRLESDGRSFCSRKITELDLSMKLVDVKASFDRSRVTFYFYADERIDFRVLVKDLAQQLHTRIEMRQIRARDVGSKLGCVGPCGRELCCKTFLKEYDPVSVRMAKDQGLPLNPSKLAGMCGRLKCCLRYEHSMYEEIKRRLPKIGSPVEAPEGLGIVKARNLLTESLVVELEDGVQITVKAADLIHIGPPLDENSPRSGCGGGGCSSGGFGGVAAPDRNNS, encoded by the coding sequence ATGAAAACAGTTCGAATCAACTTAGGAGAGACCGAATATCAGGATCAACACTACGATCCCCGAGGGGTAAAACTCCGGCCGGGCGATCAGGTGGTGGTCGAAACCACGTGGGGACAGGGGCTGGGCCGGGTTTTCTCCACCTTCCCACTCTATCCCGATCATAAGGCGACGGAGCCGCTGCCGGCTGTCCTTCGGGTAGCCACTGCGCGGGATCGCGCCAATGAGGAACGGATCAGGCGTCTGGAATCCGACGGGAGAAGCTTCTGCTCGCGAAAAATTACGGAATTGGATCTGTCGATGAAGCTGGTCGATGTCAAGGCGAGTTTTGATCGGAGCCGGGTCACCTTCTATTTCTACGCCGACGAGCGGATCGACTTTCGCGTGTTGGTGAAGGATCTGGCGCAGCAACTTCATACCCGCATCGAGATGCGGCAGATTCGGGCCAGAGATGTCGGCAGCAAGTTGGGCTGCGTCGGCCCGTGCGGCCGAGAGCTGTGCTGCAAGACCTTCCTGAAGGAGTATGACCCGGTCTCGGTTCGAATGGCTAAGGATCAGGGACTTCCGCTAAATCCGAGTAAGCTGGCGGGGATGTGCGGGCGGTTGAAATGCTGCCTTCGCTACGAGCACTCAATGTACGAGGAGATAAAGCGGCGTCTGCCCAAGATTGGCTCACCGGTCGAAGCACCAGAAGGGCTAGGGATTGTCAAGGCAAGAAACCTTCTGACCGAATCGCTGGTGGTCGAGCTGGAAGACGGCGTGCAGATTACCGTGAAGGCGGCTGATCTGATTCACATCGGTCCCCCTCTGGACGAGAACTCGCCCAGGAGCGGTTGCGGTGGCGGAGGCTGCAGTAGTGGCGGCTTCGGGGGTGTCGCTGCGCCGGATCGCAACAACTCATGA
- a CDS encoding DNA polymerase III, delta prime subunit: protein MPFRDVIGQARAIAFLQRALVTGRVAHAYLFSGPSGIGKRAAAIAFAQALNCEKVLSVEFGVSSVPPTPNPQPPTPVDGCGNCRACRNIANGLHPDVQVIEPDGATVKIEQIRTLEADAALVPYEAQWKVFILNSAERMTEQAANALLKTLEEPARGTMFILLTGTVSALLPTIVSRCQIVTFSPLPHGQIEALLREKGMESSRARLIASLSRGSIERAFSPEVASLPATRDLLLEGVGRGLHDGPAALVELAEKLAKDREKLQQQLEILSAWLRDLMVAKASGRTDWLVNDDRGDAIARQAEGAPMDAILDGLRAVHAAMDNLVRNANPRLSTEDLLLRLREVLPSGLLAVSI, encoded by the coding sequence ATGCCGTTTCGTGATGTCATAGGACAGGCGCGAGCCATTGCGTTTCTTCAGCGAGCGCTTGTGACCGGGCGGGTCGCCCACGCCTATCTGTTTAGCGGGCCGTCTGGAATAGGTAAGCGGGCTGCCGCTATCGCTTTTGCTCAGGCGCTCAACTGTGAAAAAGTGTTGAGTGTCGAGTTTGGAGTTTCGAGTGTTCCCCCAACCCCCAACCCCCAACCCCCAACCCCCGTGGACGGCTGTGGGAACTGCCGCGCCTGTCGCAACATCGCCAACGGACTGCATCCTGACGTACAGGTGATCGAACCGGACGGCGCGACCGTCAAGATTGAGCAGATCCGGACCCTTGAGGCCGACGCTGCCCTGGTTCCCTATGAGGCGCAGTGGAAGGTATTTATTCTCAACAGCGCGGAGCGAATGACGGAGCAGGCGGCCAATGCGCTTTTGAAGACCCTGGAAGAACCGGCCAGGGGAACAATGTTCATTCTTCTGACCGGTACGGTATCGGCCCTGCTCCCTACGATTGTCTCCCGATGCCAGATCGTGACCTTCTCCCCGCTCCCGCATGGACAGATCGAAGCCCTTCTAAGAGAGAAGGGGATGGAGTCGTCTCGAGCCAGGCTGATCGCCTCGTTAAGTCGTGGCAGTATCGAGCGCGCCTTCAGTCCGGAGGTAGCGTCCTTGCCCGCGACAAGAGATCTGCTGCTCGAAGGAGTCGGACGGGGGCTTCACGATGGACCTGCCGCCCTCGTTGAACTGGCCGAAAAGCTGGCGAAGGATCGGGAGAAGCTTCAGCAACAGTTGGAAATCCTTTCGGCTTGGCTGCGTGATCTCATGGTCGCGAAGGCATCCGGACGGACGGATTGGCTCGTCAACGACGATCGCGGCGACGCGATTGCCCGCCAGGCGGAGGGCGCGCCCATGGACGCCATCCTGGATGGGCTTCGCGCGGTCCATGCCGCGATGGACAACCTTGTTCGCAACGCAAATCCGCGGCTGTCGACGGAGGACCTTTTGCTTCGACTACGGGAGGTGCTTCCGTCCGGCCTGTTGGCGGTGTCGATATGA
- the metG gene encoding Methionyl-tRNA synthetase (Methionine--tRNA ligase) (MetRS) yields the protein MSDQTFYLTTPIYYVNATPHLGHAYTTILADTMARFKKLRLGPEQVYFLTGTDEHGDKIVQAAAQGGESPQAYADRISGIFQETWKRLGLAPNQFIRTTSEPHKRAVQRFLQQIYDAGDIYFGEYGGHYCFGCERFYTEKELQDSKCPDHQTVPAFIKEQNYFFRMGKYQEWLIDHIHRHADFIRPERFRNEVLSFLKEPLEDLCISRPSTRLEWGIPLPFDDRYVTYVWFDALINYISALDWPDGEAFRRFWPSAQHLIAKDILKPHAIYWPTMLKAAGLPPYRHLNVHGYWKIEEAKMSKSRGSVVRPLDLADKYGVDAFRYFVLREMTFGLDAGFSEDALVARLNADLANDLGNLYSRVLKLIQRYYGGIITHTPGDGDLAEAARVAVTDVMAAMERFAFSEALAAIWNLVSATNKYLVHNEPWKRDPGDPQTKAILVTAAETLRTIATLLLPFLPQTADRMLRGLGITEPTTPLRFETACPSPSRIEVQEWRVQEVESLFPRIQTTAPCPQSAGTDAKLSCAGKESATVPEIPLEQITIDEFRRVDLRVAEVIEAEAIRGSKKLVKLRVRLQDEERIVVAGLKEHYPPESWAGKRIILVANLKPTSLMGVTSQGMVLAAEDEAGRIVLLTPEVPVAPGAKVR from the coding sequence ATGAGTGACCAGACCTTTTACCTGACGACCCCGATCTATTACGTCAACGCCACCCCGCATCTGGGTCACGCCTATACCACCATCCTGGCCGACACGATGGCCCGTTTCAAGAAGCTTCGGCTGGGGCCGGAGCAGGTCTATTTTCTCACCGGTACCGATGAGCACGGCGACAAGATCGTTCAGGCGGCTGCGCAGGGCGGCGAGAGCCCGCAGGCGTATGCCGACCGCATCAGCGGCATCTTTCAGGAGACATGGAAACGTCTGGGGCTGGCGCCGAATCAATTTATTCGCACCACCAGCGAACCTCACAAGCGTGCCGTACAGCGGTTCCTGCAACAGATCTACGATGCCGGGGATATTTATTTCGGAGAGTACGGCGGCCATTACTGCTTCGGCTGCGAGCGGTTCTACACCGAGAAAGAGTTGCAGGACAGCAAATGCCCCGATCATCAGACCGTCCCGGCCTTTATCAAGGAGCAGAACTACTTCTTTCGGATGGGGAAATATCAGGAGTGGCTGATCGACCATATCCACCGCCATGCCGACTTCATTCGACCGGAACGCTTTCGGAACGAGGTCCTATCCTTTCTCAAAGAGCCGCTGGAGGATCTGTGTATCTCCCGGCCTTCGACGCGTCTGGAGTGGGGGATTCCGCTCCCCTTTGATGACCGGTATGTCACCTATGTATGGTTCGATGCGCTGATCAACTATATCTCTGCGCTGGACTGGCCAGATGGCGAGGCGTTCCGGCGTTTCTGGCCATCCGCCCAGCACCTGATCGCGAAGGATATCCTGAAACCGCATGCCATCTACTGGCCGACCATGCTGAAGGCGGCGGGACTTCCGCCGTATCGACACCTGAACGTCCACGGCTACTGGAAGATCGAAGAGGCCAAGATGTCCAAGAGTAGAGGTTCGGTGGTCCGGCCCCTTGATCTGGCCGACAAGTACGGCGTCGATGCCTTTCGCTATTTCGTGCTGCGAGAGATGACCTTCGGCCTGGATGCCGGCTTCAGTGAGGATGCGCTAGTGGCCCGGCTGAATGCGGATCTGGCTAATGATCTCGGGAACCTCTACAGCCGTGTGCTCAAGCTGATCCAGCGATACTACGGCGGTATCATTACTCATACGCCTGGTGATGGAGACCTCGCTGAGGCAGCGCGCGTCGCCGTCACAGATGTGATGGCCGCTATGGAGCGCTTTGCGTTCAGTGAGGCACTGGCGGCCATCTGGAACCTGGTCTCGGCCACGAACAAATACCTGGTGCACAACGAACCGTGGAAGCGAGATCCCGGAGATCCTCAAACGAAAGCGATCCTGGTCACTGCAGCCGAGACTCTCCGTACGATCGCCACGCTTCTGTTGCCGTTTCTTCCCCAGACGGCAGACCGCATGCTCCGTGGTTTGGGTATCACCGAGCCGACCACTCCTCTTCGTTTCGAGACTGCGTGCCCGTCACCGTCACGAATCGAGGTGCAGGAGTGGCGCGTTCAAGAGGTGGAGTCGCTTTTTCCGCGCATCCAGACGACCGCTCCATGCCCGCAGTCTGCGGGGACAGACGCAAAGCTGTCTTGTGCAGGAAAGGAGTCGGCTACCGTGCCCGAGATCCCGCTCGAACAGATTACGATCGATGAGTTTCGGCGCGTCGACCTTCGTGTGGCGGAGGTGATCGAGGCAGAGGCGATCCGGGGCTCCAAAAAGCTGGTCAAGTTGCGAGTCCGCCTTCAGGATGAGGAGCGAATCGTCGTTGCAGGGCTGAAAGAACACTATCCGCCTGAAAGCTGGGCTGGAAAGCGGATCATTCTGGTGGCCAACCTCAAGCCCACTAGCCTGATGGGGGTGACGTCGCAGGGGATGGTGCTCGCCGCCGAAGACGAGGCCGGCCGGATCGTGCTGCTCACTCCGGAGGTACCTGTTGCCCCAGGTGCCAAGGTCCGCTGA
- the tmk gene encoding thymidylate kinase (Evidence 2b : Function of strongly homologous gene; Product type e : enzyme), with translation MIADSESKNVQRDERGAMRGIFVTFEGGEGSGKTTQLKLLANRIRASGKEVIETHDPGGTAIGKEIRTLLLDPGSAPIASTTELLLYEASRAQLVRELIAPTLRQGVVVLCDRFTDSTLAYQGFGRSLDLDLIQRLNRCATDGVVPDLTILFDLDPEIGLTRCRRDTSLDAVTGSGAEPACWDRIEAEPLEFHRRIREGYLALARENRDRMIVIDAGVGVTEIETIVWNQFIRLQGRCVNAVS, from the coding sequence TTGATAGCTGACAGCGAGAGCAAAAACGTACAGAGGGATGAGCGGGGCGCCATGCGCGGCATATTTGTGACCTTTGAGGGAGGCGAGGGGTCCGGGAAGACGACTCAACTCAAGTTGCTGGCAAATCGCATTCGCGCTTCCGGCAAAGAGGTCATCGAAACCCACGATCCCGGAGGCACCGCCATCGGCAAAGAGATTCGGACGCTTCTGCTCGATCCGGGATCGGCCCCCATCGCTTCCACTACGGAGCTGTTGCTGTATGAGGCCAGCCGCGCGCAGCTTGTCCGGGAGCTGATCGCACCGACGCTCCGGCAAGGGGTCGTGGTGCTCTGCGACCGTTTTACCGATTCTACGCTGGCGTACCAGGGGTTTGGACGAAGTCTTGACCTCGATCTGATACAGCGGCTGAATCGGTGTGCCACCGACGGAGTTGTACCTGACCTGACGATCCTGTTCGATCTCGACCCGGAGATCGGACTGACCCGGTGCAGGCGAGACACGAGCCTCGATGCTGTGACGGGGAGTGGTGCAGAGCCGGCGTGCTGGGATAGGATTGAGGCCGAGCCGCTCGAGTTTCACCGGCGGATCAGAGAAGGATACCTTGCTCTGGCCCGGGAGAACCGGGATCGAATGATCGTTATCGATGCCGGCGTTGGCGTGACCGAGATCGAGACGATCGTGTGGAACCAGTTTATCCGTCTTCAGGGTCGTTGCGTCAATGCCGTTTCGTGA
- a CDS encoding Glycine oxidase produces MAKGADVIIIGGGVIGVAIAYALARAHVKRVVLIERGRLGREASRASAGMLVPQGEAEAPGPFFDLCLAARNRYRTLADELRDATGEDIEYCRWGLLYLVDPTEHEAAKGRAAWQRSAGLRVEELSGREVHALEPILNPEIGGALYFPDEAHIRPCTVVSALAAGARAGGVEILENVEAIDFILGEDRLRGVNVGGKTILADTVVACAGAWSGRLLDLIGHRLPMEPVRGQIVRTRFERPPLTHLVWGPLGYFVPRLNGELLIGTTVEQAGFASIPTLAGVAGLCEAAGAMAPTLMTAPFDRVWAGLRPRLPDGLPAIGRFADIPNLVVATGHYRSGILLGPLTGELVADLILDKKPPFPLDPFSPDRFAG; encoded by the coding sequence ATGGCTAAAGGCGCGGATGTCATCATCATCGGCGGCGGGGTCATCGGCGTAGCTATTGCCTACGCCTTGGCTCGCGCTCATGTCAAGCGTGTTGTCCTGATCGAGCGTGGACGGCTTGGGCGAGAGGCATCGCGGGCCTCTGCGGGTATGCTGGTACCCCAGGGCGAGGCGGAAGCGCCAGGGCCATTTTTCGATCTTTGCCTCGCTGCGAGGAATCGTTATCGGACGCTGGCTGATGAGCTTCGGGATGCAACCGGGGAGGATATTGAGTATTGCCGATGGGGACTGCTGTACCTCGTCGATCCGACCGAGCACGAAGCCGCCAAAGGACGAGCGGCCTGGCAGCGATCGGCCGGCCTGCGCGTGGAGGAACTTTCAGGGCGGGAGGTGCACGCCCTGGAGCCGATCCTGAATCCTGAGATCGGAGGCGCGCTCTACTTTCCGGATGAGGCCCATATTCGCCCCTGTACTGTCGTATCCGCGCTGGCGGCTGGAGCGCGCGCCGGCGGCGTCGAGATCCTTGAGAACGTCGAGGCGATCGACTTCATTCTAGGCGAGGACCGGCTGCGCGGCGTCAACGTTGGCGGAAAGACGATCCTGGCGGACACCGTCGTCGCCTGCGCCGGTGCGTGGTCCGGCCGTCTCCTGGATCTCATCGGCCACCGACTGCCCATGGAACCTGTACGAGGCCAGATCGTTCGAACTCGGTTCGAACGCCCGCCATTGACTCACCTCGTCTGGGGTCCCTTGGGGTATTTTGTTCCGCGACTCAATGGGGAACTCCTGATCGGGACCACCGTTGAGCAGGCGGGATTCGCGTCGATCCCCACTCTTGCAGGCGTAGCCGGGCTGTGTGAGGCTGCGGGGGCGATGGCGCCGACTCTGATGACTGCGCCTTTCGACAGGGTATGGGCGGGACTGCGTCCGCGACTGCCGGATGGGCTCCCTGCTATCGGCCGCTTTGCGGATATTCCGAACCTCGTCGTGGCGACGGGACACTATCGAAGCGGGATCCTGTTGGGACCACTCACGGGAGAGTTAGTCGCCGATCTGATTCTCGACAAGAAACCGCCCTTTCCCCTCGATCCTTTCTCCCCGGATCGATTCGCCGGCTAA
- a CDS encoding Conserved hypothetical protein (Evidence 4 : Homologs of previously reported genes of unknown function), protein MTSELARPHYVTIWVWLVILMLVGVLATLLPLEKSAVIGLIFAVAGVKAVLVALNYMHLKSENWLIYALAIIPVLLVVAMTLVLFPDIVYRH, encoded by the coding sequence GTGACTTCTGAACTGGCTCGCCCACACTATGTGACCATCTGGGTGTGGCTGGTCATATTGATGCTGGTCGGGGTCCTTGCCACCCTGTTACCCCTGGAGAAGTCGGCTGTCATTGGTCTGATCTTTGCTGTTGCAGGCGTCAAGGCTGTGCTGGTCGCGCTGAACTACATGCACCTGAAATCTGAGAATTGGCTGATTTATGCCCTGGCAATCATCCCGGTGTTGTTGGTCGTCGCCATGACCTTGGTTCTTTTTCCAGATATCGTTTACCGTCACTGA
- a CDS encoding protein of unknown function (Evidence 5 : No homology to any previously reported sequences): MWASQFRSHLGSPSDVNITAHKKSGAKPPAAVVIASDRRERGNLSILSPQRTVRLLQSLRFLAMTT, translated from the coding sequence GTGTGGGCGAGCCAGTTCAGAAGTCACTTAGGATCTCCTTCAGATGTCAACATAACGGCTCACAAGAAGTCCGGAGCGAAACCTCCCGCCGCGGTCGTCATTGCGAGCGACCGTAGGGAGCGCGGCAATCTCAGCATTTTGAGCCCGCAAAGAACGGTGAGATTGCTTCAGTCGCTGCGCTTCCTCGCAATGACCACCTGA
- a CDS encoding Putative cytochrome c oxidase, subunit II (Evidence 3 : Function proposed based on presence of conserved amino acid motif, structural feature or limited homology; Product type pe : putative enzyme), whose product MFLNWLPENISTYGAEIDSLFWMIYYITLAWFIVTVGALIVFALLFRHRAGKRAAYITGEKLSQAAWILVPTALVLMLDLWIDFRGGDAWARVKLQAPPSELQIQVTGKQFNWEILYPGPDGRFGSADDLQIDNEIHVPVNKVVGVTLKSKDVIHSLFLPNLRLQQNVIPGREFHAWFQATKIGVFEIPCTELCGFGHSGMVGHLTVHTTEEYDKWIKEQWPSQSSLIKESDQP is encoded by the coding sequence ATGTTCCTAAACTGGCTCCCAGAGAATATCTCAACCTATGGGGCGGAGATCGACTCGCTCTTCTGGATGATCTATTACATCACGCTGGCCTGGTTCATCGTGACGGTTGGAGCCCTTATCGTTTTCGCGCTGCTCTTCCGCCACCGCGCGGGGAAGCGTGCCGCCTACATCACGGGCGAGAAGCTTTCGCAGGCCGCTTGGATTCTCGTCCCGACCGCACTCGTCCTGATGCTCGACTTGTGGATCGACTTTCGCGGAGGCGATGCCTGGGCGAGGGTCAAGCTGCAAGCGCCGCCGAGCGAACTCCAGATACAGGTGACAGGAAAGCAGTTCAACTGGGAGATCCTCTATCCAGGACCTGACGGCCGGTTCGGATCGGCGGATGATTTGCAAATCGACAATGAGATCCACGTCCCGGTGAACAAGGTTGTCGGCGTCACCCTCAAGTCAAAAGATGTCATCCATAGTCTGTTCCTACCGAACTTGCGCCTGCAGCAGAACGTGATACCCGGACGAGAGTTTCATGCCTGGTTCCAGGCCACCAAAATCGGTGTGTTCGAGATCCCCTGCACCGAACTCTGCGGTTTCGGCCACTCCGGGATGGTCGGACATTTGACCGTCCACACTACTGAGGAGTATGACAAGTGGATAAAGGAACAGTGGCCATCCCAGTCAAGCCTCATTAAGGAATCGGATCAACCGTGA
- a CDS encoding Putative cytochrome c oxidase, subunit I (Evidence 3 : Function proposed based on presence of conserved amino acid motif, structural feature or limited homology; Product type pe : putative enzyme): MSHRERVDPIPLPIAPTAHTDRSFWRTYIFSTDHKTIAKQYLFLALFMALIGGYLVYVMRWQLAFPDTSIPGFGFVGPETYNALTTNHGTIMVFFVAMPILLGAFGNFLIPLMIGARDMAFPRLNMLSFWILFASSLVIVSSFFVPGGAAAAGWTGYAPLSARAEYTGVNWGINLWLLAHALEFASFLMGGVNFLTTAITMRAPGMTFYRLPLMIWQLLTASVIFLLSVGPLIAGAVMLLMDRLLGTSFFVPEQGGDPLLWQHLFWFFGHPEVYVLLMPGLGAVLEVLAVFSRKSIFGYRWIIYSTISVGFLSLIVWAHHMFISGMDPRLAMPFSITTILISVPIALIVFSMILTLWKGSIRFAPPMLWALAFVAMFITGGLTGIVLGSAPVNIQVHGTYFVVAHFHTVLLSVVIFGSFTGIYFWFPKMFGRMMNVPLSHLHFLLTLIFFNLTFFPMHAVGLAGMPRRIANPLQYEFLQPVQSLNVYITLSALGLTLAQFLFLINFIWSIVAGRKAEDNPWKSATLEWTAASPPPHGNWGDTIPTVYRGPYEYSPPGVREDCLPQDRAPSARSD; this comes from the coding sequence GTGAGCCATCGCGAAAGAGTCGACCCTATTCCATTGCCCATCGCCCCTACTGCACATACAGACCGTAGTTTTTGGCGAACCTACATCTTCTCAACCGACCACAAAACGATCGCGAAGCAGTATCTGTTCCTCGCCCTCTTTATGGCGCTCATAGGAGGCTACCTGGTCTATGTGATGCGCTGGCAACTCGCCTTCCCGGACACCTCGATCCCTGGATTTGGATTTGTGGGGCCGGAGACATACAATGCTCTCACCACGAACCACGGTACGATCATGGTGTTCTTTGTGGCGATGCCGATCTTACTCGGAGCCTTCGGCAACTTCCTGATCCCACTCATGATCGGCGCCAGGGATATGGCCTTCCCACGGCTCAATATGCTCTCTTTCTGGATCCTCTTTGCATCATCGCTCGTGATCGTGTCGTCCTTCTTTGTTCCAGGCGGGGCTGCCGCAGCGGGCTGGACCGGCTATGCGCCGCTGAGCGCCCGTGCCGAATATACCGGTGTGAACTGGGGGATTAACCTGTGGCTGCTGGCCCACGCGCTTGAATTTGCCTCATTCCTGATGGGCGGCGTCAATTTTCTTACGACCGCCATCACCATGCGGGCGCCGGGGATGACCTTTTACCGCCTTCCGCTCATGATCTGGCAGCTTCTGACCGCCTCCGTCATTTTTCTGCTCTCCGTAGGACCGCTCATCGCCGGCGCCGTGATGTTGCTGATGGACCGGCTGTTGGGAACCAGCTTCTTTGTGCCGGAACAAGGCGGCGATCCGCTGCTCTGGCAACATCTCTTCTGGTTCTTCGGCCACCCGGAGGTCTATGTCCTCCTGATGCCGGGACTGGGGGCGGTGCTGGAGGTGCTGGCGGTCTTCTCGAGAAAATCGATCTTCGGCTACCGGTGGATCATCTACTCGACGATCTCGGTCGGATTCCTCAGCCTGATCGTCTGGGCCCATCATATGTTCATCAGCGGCATGGACCCCCGGCTGGCGATGCCGTTCAGCATCACGACCATCCTGATCTCCGTACCGATTGCGCTCATCGTCTTCTCGATGATCCTCACCCTGTGGAAGGGCTCGATCCGGTTTGCGCCACCGATGCTCTGGGCGTTGGCTTTCGTCGCGATGTTCATCACCGGAGGTCTCACCGGCATCGTCCTTGGGTCCGCGCCGGTCAACATTCAGGTTCACGGTACCTACTTTGTTGTGGCCCACTTTCACACCGTCCTGTTGAGTGTCGTCATATTCGGCAGCTTCACGGGTATCTACTTCTGGTTTCCAAAGATGTTCGGTCGAATGATGAATGTGCCTTTGAGTCATCTCCACTTTCTGCTGACCCTCATCTTCTTTAATCTCACGTTCTTTCCGATGCATGCCGTCGGCCTCGCCGGAATGCCGCGCCGCATCGCAAACCCGCTCCAGTACGAGTTCCTGCAACCGGTTCAATCGTTGAACGTGTACATTACGCTCAGCGCACTTGGGCTCACGCTCGCTCAGTTTCTGTTTCTGATCAACTTTATCTGGAGTATCGTGGCCGGGCGGAAGGCCGAGGATAACCCTTGGAAGTCAGCAACCCTGGAGTGGACTGCCGCCTCGCCTCCCCCTCACGGCAACTGGGGAGACACGATCCCGACCGTCTACCGCGGCCCGTATGAGTACAGCCCGCCAGGCGTTCGCGAAGATTGTCTTCCGCAGGATCGCGCCCCGTCGGCAAGATCCGACTAG
- a CDS encoding Putative Cytochrome c oxidase, subunit III (Evidence 3 : Function proposed based on presence of conserved amino acid motif, structural feature or limited homology; Product type pe : putative enzyme) codes for MVVVSEQSSPALRGKIAVWWLIASEVMIFGGALSCYILARAAGPGWSAEAAHLSAILATVNTFVLLTSSMTMAMAFAAYQKADQRGVRTFLLCTILLGLAFLGIKAYEYISHIADGLAPWSGSFWSFYYLLTGLHALHVIAGIVVNIILLLAARRELSTGYRTEIAGLYWHFVDIVWIFLFPLLYLSY; via the coding sequence ATGGTCGTCGTATCCGAACAGTCCTCTCCCGCGCTTCGTGGCAAGATCGCCGTCTGGTGGCTGATCGCCTCTGAGGTTATGATCTTTGGCGGCGCCCTGAGCTGTTACATCCTGGCTCGGGCGGCCGGCCCGGGATGGTCGGCAGAGGCCGCCCATCTGAGCGCGATCCTGGCGACGGTCAACACCTTTGTCCTGCTGACCAGCAGCATGACGATGGCGATGGCCTTTGCCGCCTACCAAAAGGCGGATCAGCGTGGCGTGCGTACATTTCTGCTGTGCACCATCCTGCTCGGGCTGGCATTTCTCGGAATCAAAGCCTACGAGTACATCTCTCACATTGCGGATGGTCTGGCTCCCTGGAGCGGTTCCTTTTGGTCCTTTTATTACCTGCTGACGGGACTGCACGCGCTGCACGTCATTGCGGGGATTGTCGTGAACATCATCCTGTTGCTGGCGGCACGAAGAGAGTTGAGCACCGGCTATCGCACCGAGATCGCAGGGTTGTACTGGCACTTTGTTGATATCGTCTGGATATTCCTCTTTCCACTACTCTATCTTTCGTACTAA
- a CDS encoding Putative deoxyribonuclease (ycfH) (Evidence 3 : Function proposed based on presence of conserved amino acid motif, structural feature or limited homology; Product type pe : putative enzyme) produces the protein MLIDTHAHIQMQEFDHDRAEALTRAEAAGIGLMLAVGYHLEASRLAVETAQRYPQVYASVGIHPHDATQYDEKADETLRAFAKQPKVVAIGEAGLDFFRDRAPRAAQAEAFRGQIRLARELDLPLIVHDRDAHRETMEILEAEKAERVVLHCFSGDFAMAEMAWRNGYYVSIAGPVTYPKNETLREIVRKVKTDCLVLETDCPFLPPQTFRGQRNEPAHLLHTAQEVARVLSIPLTELGRLTTDNARRLFRLPPPDVCRKSNAS, from the coding sequence ATGTTGATCGATACGCACGCTCACATCCAGATGCAAGAGTTCGATCACGACCGCGCCGAAGCGCTCACGCGAGCCGAGGCTGCAGGGATCGGCCTGATGCTCGCGGTTGGCTATCACCTTGAGGCAAGCCGTCTGGCGGTAGAGACGGCACAACGCTATCCACAGGTCTACGCCAGCGTTGGTATCCATCCTCACGATGCCACACAGTACGATGAGAAGGCCGATGAGACTCTTCGAGCCTTCGCCAAGCAGCCGAAGGTCGTGGCTATCGGCGAGGCCGGCCTTGACTTTTTTCGCGATCGCGCCCCTCGCGCCGCGCAGGCCGAGGCGTTTCGCGGTCAGATTCGCCTGGCCCGCGAACTGGATCTGCCGCTTATCGTTCACGATCGCGACGCCCATCGCGAGACCATGGAGATTTTGGAAGCGGAGAAAGCCGAGCGCGTGGTCCTGCACTGCTTCTCCGGTGATTTCGCCATGGCCGAAATGGCTTGGCGGAACGGCTACTATGTCTCAATTGCCGGCCCCGTCACCTATCCCAAGAACGAGACGCTTCGCGAGATCGTGCGGAAGGTCAAGACGGATTGCCTCGTCCTGGAGACCGACTGCCCTTTCCTGCCGCCCCAAACATTTCGAGGCCAACGCAACGAGCCGGCCCACCTCCTCCACACCGCCCAGGAGGTCGCGCGGGTTCTAAGTATACCGCTGACCGAGCTGGGTCGTCTGACCACCGACAACGCCCGCCGGCTGTTTCGACTGCCTCCACCGGACGTGTGTAGAAAGTCCAACGCTTCTTGA